The following proteins come from a genomic window of Nostoc sp. TCL26-01:
- a CDS encoding glycosyltransferase family 4 protein gives MRKPVLTIFYQFNPWYTSIGGIQTLINTFIKYAPSEFDLRLVGTARDSSQALGKWQQAEFAGREINFLPILKIEDDNVRGLVPTTVKYTAALLGRSLASDFMHFHRLEPSLAAMNWQGEKTIFIHNDIHTQMQTVADQKAILWRRFPAAYFALESLLIRQFNQILSCNTDAAEFYRQRYPQLQDRVEFIKNSFDNEVFYPWSQSQREANRRELALQMGLVEETSFLLFAGRLHPQKDPLLLVRAFAALNQPHTHLLIAGSGELANPLRQEIEQLGLSSQVTMLGALNQKELARLHRLSSAFVLSSAYEGLPLVVLEALASGTPVVTTRCGETPKLLSPDSGVVCEQRTPECIADALRQVLLNPQNYPSESCVRTAQPFAARTVIRDVYGDMLNRWELKEFSVVG, from the coding sequence ATGCGTAAACCAGTTCTTACAATCTTTTACCAGTTTAATCCCTGGTATACCTCTATAGGAGGGATTCAGACACTAATCAACACATTTATTAAATATGCTCCCAGCGAGTTTGATTTGCGGCTTGTAGGAACGGCGAGAGATTCTAGTCAAGCTCTGGGTAAATGGCAACAAGCAGAATTTGCAGGTAGAGAAATTAACTTTTTGCCCATACTGAAAATAGAAGATGACAATGTTAGAGGCTTAGTACCTACAACAGTTAAATACACAGCAGCTTTACTCGGACGTTCTCTAGCCTCAGATTTTATGCACTTTCATCGCCTTGAGCCGAGTTTGGCAGCGATGAATTGGCAGGGAGAGAAAACAATATTCATTCATAACGATATCCATACACAAATGCAGACTGTGGCTGATCAAAAAGCTATATTGTGGCGTAGGTTTCCAGCTGCTTACTTTGCTTTGGAGAGTTTGTTAATCCGTCAGTTTAACCAGATACTGTCTTGTAATACCGATGCTGCCGAATTTTACCGCCAGCGTTATCCCCAATTACAAGATCGTGTGGAATTCATCAAAAACTCCTTTGATAACGAAGTTTTCTATCCTTGGAGTCAGTCGCAACGAGAAGCTAATAGGCGAGAATTGGCGTTGCAGATGGGTTTGGTGGAGGAAACAAGTTTTCTCTTATTTGCTGGTAGACTGCATCCCCAAAAAGATCCGCTTTTGCTGGTGCGTGCTTTTGCTGCTTTAAACCAACCGCACACTCACCTATTAATCGCCGGGAGTGGCGAACTAGCAAATCCACTGCGTCAGGAAATCGAGCAACTGGGATTATCCAGTCAAGTAACAATGTTGGGTGCATTAAACCAAAAAGAATTAGCTAGGTTGCATCGACTCAGTAGCGCTTTTGTTCTCAGTAGTGCTTACGAAGGTTTACCCCTAGTGGTATTAGAAGCCCTGGCTAGTGGTACACCAGTAGTCACAACTAGATGTGGGGAAACGCCAAAATTACTGAGTCCAGATAGCGGCGTAGTTTGTGAGCAAAGGACACCAGAATGTATTGCAGATGCCTTACGTCAGGTACTGTTAAATCCCCAAAATTATCCCAGCGAGTCGTGTGTACGGACTGCCCAACCTTTTGCAGCCCGGACTGTAATTAGAGATGTGTACGGCGATATGTTAAATCGCTGGGAATTAAAAGAGTTCTCAGTAGTCGGCTGA